In one window of Gemmatimonadota bacterium DNA:
- a CDS encoding DUF4331 family protein — MMRWRALSRFQRLAILLAVTGALAGGAGVVVASDHQDTPLVELNPRMDLTDVYAFPGSAPGRIALVMNTSGFLSPAQTAAAAFDPNILYQFKVDNDGDALEDKVIQVSFEGKGTGQTVVVRGPDAPVVPGAMMNVVDQNAPTLRGSFNTSFGSATGIQAFAGPRDDSFFLDLEAAFCILPDRRPAGGALAGPCALPSVGFRAPGQAVNYIAGYNVLSVVVELPSSLLENGAPGKLGIWGTLSR, encoded by the coding sequence ATGATGCGTTGGCGCGCGCTCTCGCGCTTCCAGCGGCTCGCCATCCTCCTCGCGGTCACCGGCGCACTCGCCGGCGGCGCGGGGGTGGTGGTCGCCTCCGACCACCAGGACACCCCCCTGGTGGAGCTCAATCCCCGCATGGACCTGACCGACGTCTATGCCTTCCCCGGTTCAGCGCCCGGGCGGATCGCGCTGGTGATGAACACCAGCGGGTTCCTCTCCCCGGCCCAGACCGCGGCCGCGGCCTTCGACCCCAACATCCTCTACCAGTTCAAGGTGGACAACGACGGGGACGCGCTCGAGGACAAGGTGATCCAGGTCAGCTTCGAGGGGAAAGGCACCGGCCAGACGGTGGTGGTGCGTGGCCCCGACGCCCCGGTGGTCCCGGGCGCCATGATGAACGTGGTGGACCAGAATGCCCCCACCCTCCGCGGCAGCTTCAACACCAGCTTCGGCTCGGCCACCGGCATCCAGGCCTTCGCGGGCCCGCGTGACGACTCGTTCTTCCTCGACCTCGAGGCGGCCTTCTGCATCCTGCCCGACCGCCGTCCGGCCGGTGGCGCGCTGGCGGGACCCTGTGCCCTGCCGAGCGTGGGCTTCCGCGCCCCCGGGCAGGCCGTCAACTACATCGCCGGCTACAACGTGCTCTCGGTTGTCGTGGAACTTCCCTCGTCGTTGCTGGAGAATGGCGCGCCCGGGAAGCTCGGCATCTGGGGCACCCTGAGCCGCTGA
- a CDS encoding DUF4331 family protein has product MRAPFLLLGLALTVAACSDDSSAGTGPGKTTTYNQVQRLGNPLLSEVLLDKRSHPTHGSIGPDQDGALIGPELYGHLVLGSPTTIAGRDSAYVGILASVLLPDMLIVQTDKDPATASWLNWVGVPPLANGWGGRKLDDDVVDLALLAVFGDPFGADPTHTTPSLTTDNVASDSPFLATFPYLAPPN; this is encoded by the coding sequence ATGCGTGCCCCCTTCCTCCTGCTCGGCCTGGCCCTGACCGTGGCCGCCTGCAGCGACGACTCCTCCGCCGGGACCGGTCCCGGCAAGACCACCACCTACAACCAGGTCCAGCGGCTGGGCAACCCGTTGCTGAGCGAGGTGCTGCTCGACAAGCGCAGCCACCCGACCCACGGCTCCATCGGGCCCGACCAGGACGGCGCGCTGATCGGCCCGGAGCTCTATGGGCACCTGGTGCTCGGCTCGCCGACGACCATCGCCGGCCGCGACTCGGCCTACGTGGGGATCCTCGCGAGCGTCCTGCTACCCGACATGCTGATCGTGCAGACCGACAAGGACCCCGCGACCGCCAGCTGGCTCAACTGGGTCGGGGTGCCGCCCCTGGCCAACGGCTGGGGCGGGCGGAAGCTCGACGACGACGTGGTGGACCTGGCCCTGCTCGCGGTCTTCGGTGATCCGTTCGGCGCCGACCCGACCCACACCACCCCGAGCCTGACCACCGACAACGTGGCCAGCGACTCGCCGTTCCTCGCCACCTTCCCCTATCTCGCGCCACCCAACTAG
- a CDS encoding tetratricopeptide repeat protein — MRWWITIALVVGVSGVLLGGGGRASAVTPGAEPPSRQAAEVREQDIAFYTARTARDPYGARDRAMLAALYLDRSRATGSEGDVRRAETLARASLGTRHARNDGAAAVLTSALMAQHRFPEAYDLTAARLAADPTDAITRATLGEIALELGRYAEADRLFGTLALLRHTGAVGPRYARWLELSGRSGEARELLTSLRDSLAAGFRTTPDQLAWFDLRLGELAAHHGRPDLARAAFERALSSLPEDPRVLVALGTLELRTGHPARARDLGTRALGQRLDPAALILLAEAAEAVGDSAAAEQHARALEVAVSQAGSGFHRAWGLFLLDHGQRIAELRARATAGLSSRHDVHGLDLAAWAAFRAGDTAAAAPLVAEALSRGVEDATLLYHGGRIALAVGDTATARRRLKEALAVDPAFHHRQAAEARSLLAALGHR, encoded by the coding sequence ATGCGGTGGTGGATCACGATCGCACTCGTCGTCGGGGTCAGCGGGGTGCTGCTCGGTGGTGGCGGACGGGCATCGGCCGTCACCCCGGGGGCCGAGCCGCCGAGCCGCCAAGCCGCCGAAGTGCGCGAGCAGGACATCGCGTTCTATACGGCCCGGACCGCACGCGACCCCTATGGCGCGCGCGACCGGGCCATGCTCGCGGCGCTCTACCTCGACCGCAGTCGCGCCACCGGGTCGGAGGGTGACGTGCGCCGGGCGGAAACGCTGGCCCGGGCCAGCCTTGGCACACGCCACGCCCGCAATGACGGTGCGGCGGCTGTGCTGACCAGCGCACTCATGGCGCAGCACCGGTTCCCCGAGGCGTACGACCTCACCGCGGCGCGCCTGGCCGCCGACCCGACCGACGCGATCACCCGGGCGACCCTCGGCGAGATCGCCCTGGAGCTCGGCCGCTACGCCGAGGCCGATCGCCTCTTCGGCACCCTCGCCCTGCTCCGGCACACCGGCGCGGTGGGCCCACGCTACGCCCGGTGGCTCGAGTTGAGCGGCCGGAGCGGGGAAGCCCGGGAACTCCTCACATCCCTGCGGGACTCGCTCGCGGCGGGATTCCGCACCACCCCAGACCAACTGGCCTGGTTCGATCTCCGGCTGGGCGAGCTGGCAGCGCACCATGGCCGGCCGGACCTGGCCCGCGCGGCCTTCGAGCGGGCCCTCTCCAGCCTTCCGGAGGATCCGCGGGTCCTGGTGGCGCTGGGGACGCTCGAACTCCGCACCGGTCACCCGGCCCGGGCCCGCGACCTGGGCACCCGGGCCCTGGGCCAGCGACTCGACCCGGCGGCGCTGATCCTCCTGGCCGAGGCCGCGGAGGCCGTCGGCGACAGCGCGGCGGCCGAACAGCATGCCCGCGCGCTCGAGGTGGCGGTGTCGCAGGCCGGGAGTGGATTCCACCGTGCGTGGGGTCTCTTTCTGCTCGACCACGGGCAGCGGATCGCGGAGCTGCGGGCCCGCGCCACCGCCGGGCTGAGCAGCCGGCACGACGTGCATGGCCTCGACCTCGCGGCCTGGGCCGCGTTCCGTGCCGGGGATACGGCGGCGGCGGCGCCCCTGGTCGCCGAGGCCCTCAGCCGCGGCGTGGAGGATGCCACGTTGCTCTATCACGGGGGCCGGATCGCCCTCGCGGTGGGAGACACGGCGACGGCCCGGCGCCGCCTGAAGGAAGCACTCGCGGTCGATCCGGCCTTCCACCATCGCCAGGCCGCCGAGGCCCGGAGCCTCCTCGCCGCACTCGGGCATCGCTGA
- a CDS encoding sigma-70 family RNA polymerase sigma factor: protein MTSALPWPPGAAGLPCAPLRMRDRLMQHGAALDAVAHTATDRPMTDRSSAPHDIDLVQQMARGDDRALGLLYDRFGVVLYAVAFRVVGQAADAEEVVMEAFAQAWREAPRFDAARGSVAAWLTVMARSRALDLVRAQSRRARATDSAARDTAETAPAMSAGFPPPGSGLEREERSRAVSAALATLSPPQRTAIELAYYDGLSQSEIAERLQEPLGTVKTRMRLGMLKLREALRPYYFEGAV, encoded by the coding sequence ATGACCTCCGCCCTGCCCTGGCCACCCGGCGCCGCCGGGTTGCCTTGTGCCCCGCTCCGGATGCGGGATAGACTGATGCAGCATGGCGCCGCCCTCGACGCCGTCGCTCACACCGCCACCGACCGGCCGATGACCGACCGTTCTTCCGCCCCGCATGACATCGACCTGGTCCAGCAGATGGCGCGCGGCGATGACCGTGCCCTGGGCCTCCTGTATGACCGGTTCGGCGTGGTCCTGTACGCGGTGGCCTTCCGGGTGGTCGGGCAGGCGGCCGATGCCGAGGAGGTGGTGATGGAGGCCTTCGCGCAGGCGTGGCGCGAGGCGCCGCGCTTCGATGCGGCGCGTGGCTCGGTCGCGGCGTGGCTCACCGTGATGGCGCGCAGCCGGGCACTGGACCTTGTGCGGGCGCAGTCCCGGCGCGCCCGCGCCACCGACAGCGCCGCGCGCGACACCGCGGAGACCGCCCCCGCCATGAGCGCCGGTTTTCCCCCGCCGGGGAGCGGGCTCGAGCGGGAGGAGCGTAGCCGCGCGGTGAGCGCCGCGCTGGCCACCCTGTCGCCACCGCAGCGGACGGCCATCGAGCTGGCCTACTACGACGGGCTGTCGCAGTCGGAGATCGCCGAGCGGCTGCAGGAACCACTCGGCACGGTGAAGACCCGGATGCGCCTCGGGATGCTGAAGCTCCGCGAGGCGCTGCGACCGTACTACTTCGAGGGGGCAGTGTGA
- a CDS encoding anti-sigma factor — MTGGPQDLRDLAAAYALGALDPAEARAFEAFMATSPETAREVAEYREVNALLALGAGGATTPAPELRARVVARATATREAALAPRAPRLAWLALAASLVALAGVSAAWFSSRRALAGATAAVTALQDSLRGREQQLALRESELNAILDPNVLLTRMGEPGTPRPVIQLFWNRKSNRLLLHAFQLAPAGQRRAYQLWFLPRTGAPIASVTFNTEPSGHGLVHAVPVPEGVELTAAAITEEPDSGSAQPTTPVLLVGTFSRAES; from the coding sequence GTGACGGGCGGCCCGCAGGACCTGCGCGACCTCGCCGCGGCGTATGCCCTGGGCGCACTCGACCCGGCAGAGGCTCGCGCGTTCGAGGCCTTCATGGCCACCTCGCCGGAGACGGCGCGGGAGGTGGCCGAGTACCGTGAGGTGAACGCCCTGCTCGCGCTCGGCGCCGGAGGGGCCACCACGCCCGCGCCGGAGCTGCGGGCCCGTGTGGTGGCACGCGCCACGGCCACCCGTGAGGCCGCGCTGGCTCCCCGCGCCCCGCGCCTGGCGTGGCTGGCGCTCGCGGCATCGCTGGTGGCGCTCGCGGGGGTCAGCGCCGCGTGGTTCTCCTCGCGGCGCGCCCTGGCCGGTGCCACCGCCGCGGTCACGGCGCTGCAGGACAGCCTGCGCGGCCGGGAGCAGCAGCTGGCGCTGCGCGAGTCGGAGCTCAACGCCATCCTCGATCCCAACGTGCTGCTCACCCGCATGGGCGAGCCGGGGACGCCGCGGCCCGTGATCCAGCTGTTCTGGAACCGGAAATCCAACCGGCTCCTGCTGCACGCGTTCCAGCTGGCGCCGGCGGGCCAGCGGCGGGCGTACCAGCTCTGGTTCCTCCCGCGGACCGGCGCGCCGATCGCCTCGGTCACCTTCAACACCGAACCGAGCGGCCACGGCCTGGTGCATGCGGTCCCGGTCCCGGAGGGTGTGGAGCTGACGGCCGCCGCGATCACCGAGGAGCCCGACAGCGGCTCGGCGCAGCCCACCACGCCGGTGCTGCTGGTCGGCACGTTCTCGCGCGCGGAATCCTGA
- a CDS encoding DUF1684 domain-containing protein, whose translation MRGLALLLLTALPLRAQTPAAEVGRERAEFTAWLATDPLSPYAALGLQPIGPGISVGAEPSDLPLAGVPRGILTEAGSSVVLTTDGARRILPRGRAVPLSATARLVITGGPGRAVAASFGTVRGATPPQFFAYAPSLRIAVRLEPPERRGRFPVLGLDGAETDANEAGLVRVTMAGATTRLRVYRLGAADDDEAPLFIYFRDATNGRETYPAGRFIELLPSADGAYELDFNRARNPYCAYSSVFPCPAPWPGNRLAAAVRAGEQYHAP comes from the coding sequence ATGCGCGGCCTGGCCCTGCTGCTCCTGACCGCCCTCCCGCTGCGGGCCCAGACGCCGGCCGCGGAGGTCGGGCGGGAACGGGCCGAGTTCACCGCCTGGCTGGCCACCGATCCGCTCTCGCCGTATGCTGCGCTCGGGCTCCAGCCCATCGGGCCGGGGATCAGCGTGGGGGCGGAGCCGAGCGACCTGCCGCTCGCCGGCGTGCCGCGTGGTATCCTCACCGAGGCGGGGTCGTCGGTCGTGCTCACCACCGACGGCGCGCGGCGGATCCTGCCCCGCGGCCGTGCGGTGCCGCTCTCCGCGACGGCGCGGCTGGTCATCACCGGCGGCCCCGGACGCGCGGTGGCGGCCAGCTTCGGCACGGTTCGAGGGGCCACGCCTCCACAGTTCTTCGCATACGCCCCGAGCCTGCGGATCGCCGTCCGGCTCGAGCCACCGGAGCGGCGAGGGCGGTTCCCGGTCCTGGGCCTCGACGGCGCCGAGACCGACGCCAACGAGGCCGGGCTCGTGCGCGTCACGATGGCCGGCGCCACCACGCGGCTGCGCGTGTACCGGCTGGGGGCCGCCGACGATGACGAGGCGCCGCTGTTCATCTACTTCCGCGACGCCACCAACGGCCGCGAGACCTACCCCGCGGGGCGGTTCATCGAACTACTGCCCTCGGCCGACGGGGCGTACGAGCTGGACTTCAATCGCGCCCGCAATCCGTACTGCGCCTACAGCTCGGTGTTCCCCTGCCCCGCGCCGTGGCCCGGCAACCGCCTGGCGGCCGCGGTCCGCGCGGGCGAGCAGTACCACGCGCCCTAG
- a CDS encoding TlpA family protein disulfide reductase, with protein MLSLLALLLATPDVTGPWRATLDLAGGPLEFGLVLTSTTAGLGGELCNAGSCTPFSAVRWDGDSLVLELGDYAASMAVVPRGDSLVGRYHNVGRRGPRTIPLRASRGRWTGTAGGAALLGRWDAWFQSGFEQTPRVFEIRNGPQGLEGAVISNSGDYGLFAGRATGDSLALGHFDGSFVYLLTGRLDGDTLRGSFHAGLRTRTAFVATRATGRPHLTPPTAVTRADSSAPLAFRFPDVDGRMVSSSDARFHGKVVLVDLFGTWCPTCHDAAPALVGLYQRFRERGLEVVGIAFEVTGDSAQDAPLVRRYREKFGIPFPLLLGGVSEVEAVSAAFPQLEGFTAYPTTLFVGRDGRIRRIHAGFYGPATGAAHEALVAEFTREVERLLAEPARR; from the coding sequence ATGCTCTCCCTCCTCGCGCTGCTGCTCGCCACCCCGGACGTCACCGGTCCCTGGCGCGCCACCCTCGACCTCGCCGGCGGGCCGCTCGAGTTCGGCCTGGTGCTCACCTCCACGACGGCGGGACTGGGGGGCGAGCTGTGCAATGCCGGCAGCTGCACCCCCTTCTCCGCCGTGCGCTGGGACGGTGACAGCCTGGTGCTGGAACTCGGGGACTACGCCGCCTCGATGGCGGTGGTGCCGCGGGGCGACTCGCTGGTGGGACGGTACCACAACGTGGGGCGGCGCGGTCCGCGGACCATCCCGCTCCGCGCCAGCCGGGGACGCTGGACCGGGACCGCCGGAGGGGCCGCGCTGCTGGGCCGGTGGGACGCGTGGTTCCAGAGCGGCTTCGAGCAGACGCCGCGGGTCTTCGAGATCCGCAACGGCCCACAGGGCCTCGAGGGCGCAGTCATCTCCAACTCGGGCGACTACGGGCTCTTCGCGGGCCGGGCCACTGGCGACAGCCTGGCCCTGGGACACTTCGACGGTTCGTTCGTCTACCTGCTCACCGGGCGCCTGGACGGCGACACCCTCCGGGGCAGCTTTCACGCCGGACTCCGGACCCGCACGGCGTTCGTCGCCACCCGGGCCACCGGCCGGCCGCACCTCACACCCCCGACGGCCGTGACCCGCGCCGACAGCAGCGCGCCCCTCGCGTTCCGCTTCCCCGACGTGGACGGACGGATGGTCTCGTCGAGCGACGCCCGCTTCCATGGCAAGGTGGTCCTGGTGGACCTCTTCGGCACCTGGTGCCCCACCTGCCACGATGCGGCACCCGCGCTGGTGGGGCTGTACCAGCGGTTCCGGGAGCGGGGCCTGGAGGTCGTGGGGATCGCCTTCGAGGTGACCGGCGACAGCGCCCAGGATGCGCCGCTGGTGCGGCGCTACCGCGAGAAGTTCGGGATCCCGTTCCCCCTCCTGCTCGGCGGGGTGAGCGAGGTGGAGGCGGTGAGCGCGGCCTTCCCGCAGCTGGAAGGGTTCACCGCCTACCCGACGACGCTGTTCGTGGGACGGGACGGGCGGATCCGGCGGATCCATGCCGGGTTCTACGGCCCCGCCACCGGGGCGGCGCACGAGGCGCTGGTGGCGGAGTTCACGCGGGAAGTCGAGCGGTTGCTGGCGGAGCCGGCGCGGCGCTAG
- a CDS encoding OFA family MFS transporter: MAGLLDRERIIARPGYNRWLVPPAALAIHLSIGMAYGLSVFWKPLSQALGVTRPIEGDWTISQVNLTFALGIFFLGSSAAVFGRWLERVGPRRAGVAAAFCWGGGFLIAAVGVKLHILPLLWLGLGVVGGCGLGLGYISPVSTLIKWFPDRRGLATGMAIMGFGGGAMIGAPLADLLMKRFATPTSVGVWETFVVLGLLYFVAMLCGAFGYRIPAKDWRPAGWTPPVTQKTAQTTRHVHVDVAWKTPQFWFLWAVLCLNVSAGIGVLSLASPMIQEIFGGRLIGVATALVDLDEAQKAQVATIGAAFAALLSFFNILGRFLWASASDFIGRKATYAIFFALGAVLYSAVPGAGRGGSVALFATIFCLILTMYGGGFATIPAYLADKFGTAFVGAIHGRLLTAWSVAGLVGPAVVSYLRQWQLARGAAPVEAYAFTMYVLAGMLVVGFCCNLMVRPVAEQHFMSDDDLRREGLAPAK, from the coding sequence ATGGCCGGTCTGCTCGACCGCGAACGGATCATCGCCAGGCCCGGCTACAACCGCTGGCTGGTCCCGCCCGCCGCCCTGGCGATCCACCTGTCGATCGGCATGGCATACGGCCTCAGCGTCTTCTGGAAGCCCCTCTCCCAGGCCCTCGGCGTCACCCGCCCGATCGAGGGCGACTGGACCATCTCGCAGGTAAACCTCACCTTCGCGCTGGGGATCTTCTTCCTCGGCTCGTCGGCGGCGGTCTTCGGCCGGTGGCTGGAACGGGTCGGCCCGCGGCGCGCGGGCGTGGCCGCGGCCTTCTGCTGGGGGGGCGGGTTCCTGATCGCGGCGGTCGGGGTCAAGCTCCACATCCTCCCGCTGCTCTGGCTCGGGCTCGGCGTGGTGGGCGGCTGCGGGCTGGGACTCGGGTACATCTCCCCCGTCTCCACCCTGATCAAGTGGTTCCCCGACCGCCGCGGCCTGGCCACCGGCATGGCGATCATGGGATTCGGCGGCGGCGCCATGATCGGCGCCCCGCTGGCCGACCTGCTGATGAAGCGGTTCGCCACGCCCACCTCGGTGGGCGTGTGGGAGACCTTCGTGGTGCTGGGCCTGCTCTACTTCGTGGCCATGCTCTGCGGCGCCTTCGGCTACCGGATCCCGGCCAAGGACTGGCGGCCGGCGGGATGGACGCCGCCCGTCACCCAGAAGACGGCGCAGACCACCCGGCACGTGCACGTGGACGTGGCCTGGAAGACCCCGCAGTTCTGGTTCCTGTGGGCGGTGCTCTGCCTCAACGTGAGCGCCGGGATCGGGGTGCTGAGCCTCGCCTCCCCGATGATCCAGGAGATCTTCGGCGGCCGGCTGATCGGCGTGGCGACGGCGCTCGTGGACCTGGACGAGGCCCAGAAGGCCCAGGTGGCCACCATCGGCGCCGCGTTCGCGGCGCTGCTCAGCTTCTTCAATATCCTGGGCCGATTCCTGTGGGCCTCGGCCTCCGACTTCATCGGGCGGAAGGCCACCTACGCCATCTTCTTTGCCCTGGGCGCCGTGCTCTACTCGGCGGTGCCCGGCGCGGGCCGCGGCGGCAGCGTGGCGCTGTTCGCGACGATCTTCTGCCTCATCCTGACGATGTACGGGGGCGGATTCGCCACCATCCCCGCCTACCTGGCCGACAAGTTCGGCACCGCGTTCGTGGGCGCCATCCACGGCCGGCTGCTCACCGCCTGGTCGGTGGCGGGGCTGGTGGGCCCGGCGGTGGTCAGCTACCTCCGGCAGTGGCAGCTGGCCCGGGGCGCGGCACCGGTGGAGGCCTACGCGTTCACCATGTACGTGCTGGCCGGGATGCTGGTGGTCGGCTTCTGCTGCAACCTGATGGTCCGCCCGGTGGCGGAACAGCACTTCATGAGCGACGACGACCTGCGCCGCGAGGGGCTCGCCCCGGCCAAGTAG
- a CDS encoding PQQ-binding-like beta-propeller repeat protein — translation MRRQTQWGLSLVLLAAGATTLSAQANWTTYGGNDWNQRYSTLAQLNTTNVRNMVPRMVFQTGISRLGSFENTPIVVDNMMYVTTPYNTAIAYDLSTGKQVWRYEHKLGTSIYCCGPNNRGVAVHGPHVYMGTLDSRLVALDRMTGEVLWDIEVADPAYGYSITHAPLIIGDNVIVGVSGGEYGIRGHVTAYNAMTGEQTWRWYSIPAPKGDPTFDPIAPNGWWGTWPTHTADGADLNRGVAAEKADSAKYADAWTRGGGGIWMTPAYDKALNMIYVAVGNPSPDLDGAVRPGDNLYTDCVVAIDATTGKTKWYYQTVPHDVWDLDAVSPPVVTTLGGKKVVVHAGKTAWVYVLDAASGKLVRRTENFTPQENMFALPSAQGTRMLPGANGGSEWSPIAVDPRLGYAFVTGLHQPMNYITHNAPWEKGRLWLGSAFVAIPGEEQWGTYTAINLATGKIVWQNKVPQPMMGGALATAGGLTFTGEGNGNFNAYDSRTGKLLWQFNGGAGCNSAPMSFSYKGEQFIAVACGGNFQLNYPLGNSVYVFGLPKPFTAAMR, via the coding sequence ATGCGGAGGCAGACGCAGTGGGGTCTGTCGCTCGTGCTGCTCGCAGCCGGAGCGACCACTCTATCCGCCCAGGCCAACTGGACGACCTACGGCGGCAACGACTGGAATCAGCGCTATTCGACGCTGGCCCAGCTCAACACGACGAATGTCCGGAACATGGTGCCCCGGATGGTCTTCCAGACCGGCATCAGCCGCCTGGGGAGCTTCGAGAACACCCCGATCGTCGTGGACAACATGATGTACGTGACCACGCCGTACAACACGGCCATCGCGTACGACCTGAGCACCGGCAAGCAGGTCTGGCGCTACGAGCACAAGCTCGGCACCTCGATCTACTGCTGCGGCCCGAACAACCGCGGCGTCGCGGTCCACGGTCCCCACGTCTACATGGGCACCCTCGACTCGCGGCTGGTGGCCCTGGACCGGATGACCGGCGAGGTGCTCTGGGACATCGAGGTGGCGGACCCGGCGTACGGGTACAGCATCACCCACGCCCCGCTCATCATCGGCGACAACGTGATCGTCGGCGTCTCGGGCGGCGAGTACGGCATCCGCGGTCACGTCACCGCCTACAACGCCATGACCGGCGAGCAGACCTGGCGCTGGTACTCCATCCCGGCCCCCAAGGGCGACCCGACCTTCGACCCGATCGCGCCGAACGGCTGGTGGGGCACCTGGCCCACCCATACGGCCGACGGGGCCGACCTGAACCGCGGCGTGGCGGCGGAGAAGGCCGACAGCGCGAAGTATGCGGACGCCTGGACCCGCGGCGGCGGCGGCATCTGGATGACGCCGGCGTACGACAAGGCGCTCAACATGATCTACGTGGCGGTCGGCAACCCGTCGCCGGACCTCGACGGCGCCGTCCGCCCCGGCGACAACCTGTACACCGACTGCGTCGTGGCCATCGACGCGACCACCGGCAAGACCAAGTGGTACTACCAGACGGTGCCGCACGACGTGTGGGACCTCGACGCCGTCTCGCCCCCGGTGGTCACCACGCTGGGCGGCAAGAAGGTGGTGGTGCACGCCGGCAAGACCGCCTGGGTGTACGTCCTCGATGCCGCCAGCGGCAAGCTGGTGCGCCGCACCGAGAACTTCACCCCGCAGGAGAACATGTTCGCCCTGCCGTCCGCCCAGGGCACCCGGATGCTCCCGGGCGCCAACGGCGGCTCCGAGTGGTCGCCCATCGCGGTGGATCCCCGGCTTGGCTACGCCTTCGTGACCGGCCTGCACCAGCCGATGAACTACATCACCCACAACGCCCCGTGGGAAAAGGGCCGGCTCTGGCTGGGCTCCGCCTTCGTGGCGATCCCCGGCGAGGAGCAGTGGGGCACCTACACCGCGATCAACCTGGCGACGGGCAAGATCGTGTGGCAGAACAAGGTCCCGCAGCCCATGATGGGTGGCGCCCTGGCGACCGCCGGCGGCCTCACCTTCACCGGTGAAGGCAACGGCAACTTCAACGCCTACGACTCCCGCACCGGCAAGCTGCTGTGGCAGTTCAACGGCGGCGCCGGCTGCAACAGCGCCCCCATGAGCTTCTCCTACAAGGGCGAGCAGTTCATCGCGGTGGCCTGCGGCGGGAACTTCCAGCTCAACTACCCGCTGGGGAACTCGGTCTACGTCTTCGGCCTGCCGAAGCCGTTCACCGCGGCAATGCGTTAA